The following proteins are co-located in the Paludibaculum fermentans genome:
- a CDS encoding chemotaxis protein CheW gives MHETASNSSAGTLTRTQFATFFVDSLFFGIDVLNVQEVLRHQELTCVPLAPGVVKGLINLRGQIVTAVDMRGRLGLPSRADEQTAMNMVVRVQEGAVSLLVDEIGDVLEVEESAYEKPPDNLAPEARELIQGVFKLKGRLLLILDTEKTVEIASGPVAVMGPHKRSSEALT, from the coding sequence ATGCACGAAACAGCATCGAATTCATCCGCGGGCACGCTCACCCGAACACAGTTCGCAACCTTCTTTGTCGACAGCCTGTTCTTCGGCATTGACGTGCTGAATGTGCAGGAGGTGCTGCGCCACCAGGAATTGACCTGCGTGCCGCTGGCCCCCGGAGTCGTCAAGGGGTTGATCAACCTGCGCGGCCAGATCGTGACGGCGGTGGACATGCGCGGGCGCCTGGGACTGCCCTCGCGGGCCGATGAACAGACAGCCATGAACATGGTGGTGCGCGTCCAGGAAGGCGCGGTCAGCCTGCTGGTCGACGAGATCGGCGACGTCCTGGAAGTGGAAGAGTCCGCCTATGAGAAACCGCCTGACAACCTGGCCCCCGAGGCCCGGGAGTTGATCCAGGGTGTGTTCAAACTCAAGGGCCGGCTTCTGCTGATCCTTGACACCGAGAAGACGGTGGAAATTGCATCCGGCCCCGTGGCCGTGATGGGTCCGCACAAACGGAGTTCTGAGGCGCTGACATAG
- a CDS encoding CheR family methyltransferase, with the protein MAFTFFFRDLHVLNQLVEHSLPRIAGRSHPRIWDAGAATGQEPYTLSILFAEKMGHFAFGNLRIDATDSEATGQFAQTVQAGLYPEAELARLPAGILEKYFEPGGEPGQLRAAEKLRRRITFQHHDLLSYQEIGQGYSVVLCKNVLLHFQLAERIEVLKMFHRALAPGGLLATEQTQEMPAELAPLFERVSPDGPVFQKRGGCA; encoded by the coding sequence ATGGCGTTCACTTTCTTCTTTCGCGATCTGCACGTGCTGAACCAGTTGGTCGAGCACAGCCTGCCCCGGATTGCCGGCCGCAGCCATCCCCGCATCTGGGATGCCGGCGCCGCGACCGGACAGGAGCCCTACACCCTCTCCATCCTGTTCGCTGAGAAGATGGGGCACTTCGCTTTCGGCAACCTGCGCATCGACGCCACCGACAGCGAGGCCACCGGCCAGTTTGCGCAGACGGTTCAGGCCGGGCTTTATCCCGAAGCCGAACTCGCCCGCCTGCCGGCAGGGATCCTTGAGAAATACTTTGAACCGGGCGGGGAACCCGGGCAGCTGCGTGCCGCGGAGAAGCTGCGCCGCCGCATCACCTTCCAGCACCACGACCTTCTGTCTTACCAGGAGATCGGCCAGGGCTACTCGGTGGTGCTCTGCAAAAACGTGCTGCTGCACTTCCAGCTCGCTGAGCGGATCGAAGTGCTGAAGATGTTTCACCGCGCGCTGGCGCCGGGTGGTCTCCTCGCCACTGAGCAGACCCAGGAGATGCCCGCCGAACTGGCGCCTCTCTTTGAGCGCGTGTCGCCGGATGGGCCCGTGTTCCAGAAGCGGGGAGGCTGCGCATGA
- a CDS encoding methyl-accepting chemotaxis protein → MERAFDDSRSLGNQFGGQTGSAVLTRPEAAATDAAKRVFFDNFPLPLVMADKYHTIQIINQEAARLGGRRVDECAGLKVWDLFDIPACRQGTCSASNAMRTRQPATTIACAQVRGRALHLKVHSVPWFDESGEVVGVCQIFDPSAEEDFVVHEEVARVAAAQQRSELSTRLDTNLAGATEVARLRIEGVNAILDAIAQPLFRFIKEMKHMSEEHIKGDIDVAIPEDQFAGAYLEMARGVNEMVGGHIAVKKKAMACIAEFGKGNFEASLERFPGKKAFINETIEEVRRNLQRLMVDVDKLADAGANLRLDVRADASVHRGDFRKIVTGFNSTLDAIVTPLNLLIADSLALAEAAVQGHLSKRADVDKHKGDFRKVAQGFNQTLDAVIEPLNEASAVLARIAQNDLTARVEGAYRGDYARLKDDINRMAQDLHQNMRSFSQSTQTVASSSEELTAVSHQMAGNAEETATQAEIVAGASGEVSRSVSAVAAGAEQMQASIREIAKNANEAARVAKNAVNVAQSTNDTVNRLGGSSQEIGKVIKVITSIAQQTNLLALNATIEAARAGEAGKGFAVVANEVKELAKQTAKATEEIGGKIDAIQTSTRDAVKAIGVISEIINQVNDISNSIASAVEEQTVTTNEIGRSVGVAASGTESIASNISGVANAAKSTTKGATETQRAAAELSRMAAQLQSIVGKYRL, encoded by the coding sequence ATGGAACGAGCATTTGACGATAGTAGAAGTCTCGGCAACCAGTTTGGAGGCCAAACGGGTTCCGCGGTACTAACCAGGCCGGAAGCGGCGGCCACCGACGCAGCGAAGCGAGTGTTCTTTGATAACTTTCCGCTTCCGCTGGTCATGGCGGACAAATACCACACGATCCAGATCATCAATCAGGAAGCGGCCCGGCTGGGCGGACGGAGAGTGGATGAGTGCGCTGGCCTAAAGGTCTGGGATCTATTCGATATTCCCGCCTGCCGCCAGGGCACCTGCTCCGCTTCAAACGCGATGAGAACCCGCCAGCCGGCGACCACCATCGCCTGCGCCCAGGTGAGAGGCAGGGCCCTCCATCTGAAGGTGCATTCAGTCCCGTGGTTCGACGAGTCGGGTGAAGTCGTCGGCGTTTGCCAGATCTTCGACCCGTCGGCCGAGGAAGATTTCGTGGTGCACGAGGAGGTAGCCCGGGTGGCCGCTGCCCAGCAGCGCTCGGAGCTCTCCACCCGCCTGGACACGAACCTGGCTGGAGCGACCGAAGTCGCCCGCCTTCGCATCGAAGGCGTCAATGCCATTCTCGACGCCATTGCCCAGCCGCTCTTCCGCTTCATCAAGGAGATGAAGCACATGTCGGAAGAGCACATTAAGGGCGACATCGACGTGGCGATCCCGGAAGATCAGTTCGCGGGTGCCTACCTGGAAATGGCCCGCGGCGTCAACGAAATGGTCGGCGGCCACATCGCCGTCAAGAAGAAGGCCATGGCGTGTATCGCCGAATTCGGCAAGGGCAACTTTGAGGCGTCCCTGGAGCGCTTCCCCGGCAAAAAGGCGTTCATCAACGAGACCATTGAGGAAGTTCGCCGCAACCTCCAACGGCTGATGGTGGATGTCGACAAGCTCGCCGACGCCGGCGCCAACCTGCGGCTGGATGTCCGCGCCGATGCCAGCGTGCATCGCGGCGACTTCCGCAAAATTGTCACCGGGTTCAACTCGACGCTCGACGCCATCGTCACTCCGCTGAACCTCCTCATCGCGGATTCGCTCGCACTGGCCGAAGCCGCGGTTCAGGGACATCTGAGCAAACGCGCCGACGTGGACAAGCACAAAGGCGATTTCCGGAAAGTAGCGCAGGGCTTCAACCAGACGCTCGACGCGGTGATCGAACCGCTCAACGAAGCTTCGGCCGTGCTGGCCCGCATCGCCCAGAACGACCTCACCGCCCGTGTCGAAGGCGCCTATCGCGGCGACTACGCCCGCCTGAAGGACGACATCAACCGCATGGCGCAGGACCTGCACCAGAACATGCGCAGCTTCTCGCAGAGCACGCAGACCGTGGCGTCCTCGTCGGAAGAACTCACCGCCGTCAGCCACCAGATGGCCGGCAACGCCGAGGAGACCGCAACCCAGGCCGAGATCGTCGCCGGAGCCAGCGGCGAAGTGTCGCGCAGCGTCAGCGCCGTGGCCGCCGGAGCCGAGCAGATGCAGGCTTCCATCCGCGAGATCGCCAAGAACGCCAACGAGGCCGCGCGCGTCGCCAAAAACGCCGTGAACGTGGCACAGTCGACAAACGACACCGTCAACCGCCTGGGCGGCTCCAGCCAGGAGATCGGCAAGGTAATTAAGGTAATCACCTCCATAGCTCAGCAAACCAACCTGCTGGCTTTGAACGCGACCATCGAGGCGGCCCGCGCCGGAGAAGCCGGCAAGGGTTTCGCGGTTGTCGCCAACGAGGTGAAGGAACTGGCCAAGCAGACCGCCAAGGCCACGGAAGAAATCGGCGGCAAGATCGATGCCATCCAGACCAGCACCAGGGATGCCGTCAAGGCCATCGGCGTGATCAGCGAGATCATCAACCAGGTCAACGACATCTCCAACAGCATCGCCTCCGCCGTGGAAGAGCAGACCGTCACGACCAATGAGATCGGCCGCAGCGTCGGAGTCGCCGCCAGCGGAACCGAATCCATCGCCAGCAACATCTCCGGGGTCGCCAATGCGGCCAAGAGCACCACGAAGGGCGCCACGGAGACCCAGCGCGCGGCGGCGGAACTCAGCCGCATGGCGGCGCAGTTGCAGTCCATCGTCGGTAAGTACCGGCTGTAA